A window of Streptomyces sp. DG1A-41 contains these coding sequences:
- a CDS encoding GNAT family N-acetyltransferase, giving the protein MTEIRTPRLVLRRWLDDDLVPLSEIQADPVVMQSVGDGRPRSPEQTAQDIEAWEEEWDEEGFGMFAVELLGSGELAGAVGLSVADTPAEVAGQVVISWRLGRVFWGQGYASEAAHAALEFALQDRGLDRVAAVCRTGDRASANVLDKLGMQAEGTTQHPVHGHDLVVHGIDLTQYQE; this is encoded by the coding sequence ATGACCGAGATCCGCACACCCCGTCTCGTCCTGCGCCGATGGCTCGACGACGACCTCGTCCCCCTGTCCGAGATCCAGGCCGATCCGGTGGTGATGCAGAGCGTCGGCGACGGCAGGCCGCGCTCTCCGGAACAGACTGCCCAGGACATCGAGGCGTGGGAAGAGGAGTGGGACGAGGAAGGATTCGGGATGTTCGCGGTCGAGCTCCTGGGATCCGGTGAGTTGGCGGGCGCCGTCGGCCTGTCCGTGGCCGACACGCCGGCCGAGGTCGCCGGCCAGGTGGTGATCAGCTGGCGACTCGGGCGAGTGTTCTGGGGGCAGGGGTACGCCTCCGAAGCGGCGCACGCCGCCCTGGAGTTCGCGCTGCAGGACCGCGGACTCGACCGCGTGGCCGCCGTATGCCGTACGGGCGACAGGGCCTCCGCGAACGTACTCGACAAACTTGGCATGCAGGCGGAAGGCACCACACAGCACCCGGTCCACGGCCACGACCTCGTCGTCCATGGCATCGACCTGACGCAGTACCAGGAGTAA
- a CDS encoding DUF350 domain-containing protein codes for MSDIVNGLGRATAYGGLGLVLLVLGIVLVDVLTPGKLGRQIWEQRNRNAAMVLSSALLGIGGIVFTSIWTTYEDFGKGLVSTAAFGLLGLVMMAVAFLVVDLITPGRLGATLVETEPHPAVWVTASCNLAVSAIVSASIA; via the coding sequence ATGAGCGACATCGTCAACGGCCTCGGGCGGGCCACTGCATACGGCGGCCTGGGACTGGTCCTGTTGGTCCTCGGCATCGTCCTGGTCGACGTGCTGACGCCCGGGAAGCTCGGCCGACAGATCTGGGAACAGCGCAATCGCAACGCCGCCATGGTGCTCAGCTCCGCACTGCTCGGTATCGGTGGCATCGTGTTCACGTCCATCTGGACGACGTACGAGGACTTCGGCAAGGGACTGGTCTCGACCGCGGCGTTCGGGCTGCTGGGGCTGGTGATGATGGCCGTGGCGTTCCTGGTGGTGGACCTGATCACGCCGGGGCGCCTGGGTGCGACGCTGGTCGAGACAGAGCCTCACCCTGCGGTCTGGGTGACGGCGTCCTGCAACCTCGCGGTGTCCGCCATCGTTTCGGCCTCCATCGCCTGA
- a CDS encoding VOC family protein translates to MAILRMDNVGIVVEDMDAAVAFFVELGMELEGRAEVEGLVADQCTGLDGVRCDIAMVRTPDGHSRLELAKYRSPAVISAGPRNRPHNVVGTHRVMFAVDDIEDTVARLRLHGAELVGEIARFEDSYLLCYVRGPEGIIVGLAEQLG, encoded by the coding sequence ATGGCGATTTTGCGGATGGACAACGTCGGCATCGTCGTGGAGGACATGGATGCCGCGGTCGCGTTCTTCGTGGAGCTCGGTATGGAGCTGGAGGGCAGGGCGGAGGTCGAGGGCCTGGTAGCCGATCAGTGCACTGGGCTCGACGGTGTCCGTTGTGACATCGCGATGGTCCGGACTCCGGATGGTCACAGCCGGCTCGAGCTGGCGAAGTACCGCAGTCCCGCGGTGATCAGTGCCGGGCCGCGCAACCGGCCGCACAACGTTGTGGGCACGCATCGCGTCATGTTCGCCGTTGACGACATCGAGGACACCGTTGCCCGTCTGCGCCTTCACGGTGCCGAACTGGTCGGCGAGATTGCCCGGTTCGAGGACAGTTATCTGCTCTGCTACGTCCGTGGCCCGGAGGGCATCATCGTCGGGCTGGCCGAGCAACTGGGCTGA
- a CDS encoding aminotransferase class V-fold PLP-dependent enzyme: MTGSGVPAHPGFAGGPVYLDHNATPPVDPRVAESMLPHLTDFFGAPSSSHPYSAEPRQALAAARAWIAALIGARAEEIVFTASGSEADLLARRHLPPGKEARGPTAVHPRPALAQAAGAADPCVRRHGRLAGPSRSQCASQPRSRSRGRRRWPGRTG, translated from the coding sequence ATGACCGGCAGCGGCGTGCCCGCGCATCCGGGGTTTGCTGGCGGGCCGGTCTACCTGGACCACAACGCCACGCCCCCGGTGGATCCTCGGGTGGCCGAGTCGATGCTGCCGCACTTGACGGACTTCTTCGGCGCCCCCTCCAGCAGCCACCCGTACAGCGCCGAGCCCCGCCAGGCGCTGGCCGCGGCTCGCGCGTGGATCGCCGCCCTGATCGGGGCCCGCGCCGAGGAGATCGTGTTCACCGCCTCCGGATCTGAGGCCGACCTGCTGGCGCGGCGGCATCTGCCGCCGGGCAAAGAAGCACGAGGTCCAACTGCGGTTCACCCCCGGCCTGCGCTGGCGCAGGCCGCTGGGGCGGCCGATCCCTGCGTGAGACGGCATGGCCGGCTTGCCGGGCCATCCCGGTCACAATGCGCGTCCCAGCCACGAAGCCGTAGCCGGGGTCGTCGGCGCTGGCCAGGGCGGACAGGCTGA
- a CDS encoding metalloregulator ArsR/SmtB family transcription factor — protein MTGNTTTGTKAQLYDAFAASGKALASGKRLELLDLLAQGERTVDALARAAGLNLTTASAHLQTLKQAGFVATRREGVRIHYRLAGDDVAQLFALLRKVAERHQVAVPAARDAYLGDDGAAEVTHEELRAREAAGDVVVLDVRPVEEYRAGHIPGAVSIPVGELADRIDELPEETEIVVYCRGEYCVLAYDAVRLLTDRGRRAIRLNDGMLEWRLADLPVDAADLA, from the coding sequence ATGACGGGAAACACCACGACCGGTACCAAAGCGCAGCTGTACGACGCGTTCGCGGCCAGCGGCAAGGCACTGGCCAGCGGAAAGCGCCTGGAACTGCTCGACCTGCTGGCCCAGGGCGAGCGGACGGTGGACGCGCTGGCCAGAGCGGCGGGGCTGAACCTGACGACGGCCTCGGCGCATCTGCAGACGCTCAAGCAGGCCGGGTTCGTCGCCACCCGCCGAGAGGGCGTGCGCATCCACTACCGGCTCGCGGGCGACGACGTCGCCCAGTTGTTCGCGCTGCTGCGCAAGGTCGCCGAGCGCCACCAGGTGGCCGTACCCGCGGCGCGGGACGCCTACCTCGGTGACGACGGCGCGGCGGAGGTCACCCACGAAGAGTTGCGCGCCCGCGAGGCGGCCGGGGATGTGGTGGTGCTGGACGTACGGCCAGTGGAGGAGTACCGGGCTGGGCACATCCCGGGCGCGGTGTCGATCCCGGTCGGGGAACTGGCCGACCGGATCGACGAGTTGCCTGAGGAGACAGAGATCGTCGTGTACTGCCGCGGTGAGTATTGCGTGCTCGCCTACGACGCGGTGCGGCTGCTGACCGACCGTGGACGGCGGGCGATCCGCCTGAACGACGGGATGCTGGAGTGGCGCCTGGCCGACTTGCCCGTCGACGCCGCGGACCTGGCATGA
- a CDS encoding MBL fold metallo-hydrolase, giving the protein MGFADDHLIPLVDAGLGNSAYLIDLGDGRALAVDASRDLRALREVAERRGLTVAFAADTHLHADFLTGALQLAADDGATVLAPAAGHRAFPHSSLADGDETDLGGLTLRALATPGHTDEHLSFLLLDGARELGVFTGGSLIVGSAARTDLLGAARAEELARAQYRSLRRLAELPDAAAVWPTHGAGSYCSAPPGAERTTTIGAQKQANALLAAPDEDTFVRDLLSSLGSYPAYFNRLAETNRRGPSILDAAPSLPTLSATAVRELIGQGAQIVDVRPLPDFAAGHIPGAVSIPLRDQFATWLGWLLPDDIPLVFVTAPGQDLAELTWQALKIGYERLAGHLTLDAWTIDDGEQETVELLTADRVGDRPVLDVRQQAERGAGHIPDSIGIELGELAAHADEAPSGAVVHCGHGERAMTAASLLQRAGRHRLAVLTGGPDDWAKATGHALQGGA; this is encoded by the coding sequence ATGGGCTTCGCCGACGACCACCTGATACCGCTGGTCGACGCCGGGCTGGGCAACAGCGCCTACCTCATCGACCTCGGTGACGGCCGCGCGCTGGCGGTGGACGCGAGCCGCGACCTGCGCGCTTTGCGGGAGGTTGCCGAACGGCGCGGGCTGACCGTGGCCTTCGCCGCCGACACCCACCTGCACGCCGACTTCCTCACCGGCGCCCTCCAGCTCGCCGCCGACGACGGCGCCACCGTGCTCGCCCCGGCAGCCGGACATCGTGCCTTCCCGCACTCCTCGCTCGCCGACGGGGACGAGACCGACCTGGGTGGGCTGACCCTGCGCGCGCTGGCCACGCCCGGCCACACCGATGAGCACTTGTCCTTCCTGCTCCTGGACGGCGCTCGGGAGCTGGGAGTCTTCACAGGTGGGTCGCTGATCGTCGGCTCCGCTGCCCGCACCGACCTCCTCGGCGCTGCGCGTGCCGAGGAACTTGCCCGCGCCCAGTACCGCTCACTGCGGCGGCTGGCCGAACTCCCGGATGCGGCCGCGGTGTGGCCCACGCACGGCGCCGGCTCCTACTGCTCCGCTCCGCCAGGCGCCGAGCGCACCACGACCATCGGCGCCCAGAAACAGGCCAACGCCCTGCTCGCCGCGCCGGACGAGGACACGTTCGTCCGCGACCTGCTCAGCAGCCTCGGCTCCTACCCCGCCTACTTCAACCGCCTCGCCGAGACCAACCGGCGCGGCCCTTCGATTCTCGACGCCGCCCCCTCGCTCCCCACGCTGTCCGCAACCGCCGTACGCGAACTGATCGGCCAAGGCGCGCAGATCGTCGACGTACGACCGCTGCCGGACTTCGCCGCGGGCCACATCCCCGGCGCCGTCTCGATCCCGCTGCGCGACCAGTTCGCCACCTGGCTCGGCTGGCTCCTGCCCGACGACATCCCGCTCGTCTTCGTGACCGCACCCGGTCAGGACCTCGCCGAACTCACCTGGCAGGCCCTGAAGATCGGATACGAGCGGCTGGCCGGCCACCTGACCTTGGACGCCTGGACGATTGACGACGGGGAGCAGGAGACCGTCGAACTGCTCACCGCCGACCGTGTCGGCGATCGCCCCGTCCTCGACGTCCGCCAGCAGGCCGAGCGCGGCGCCGGGCACATCCCCGACTCGATCGGCATCGAACTCGGCGAACTGGCCGCCCACGCCGACGAAGCCCCGTCGGGTGCCGTGGTGCACTGCGGGCACGGCGAACGCGCGATGACCGCCGCCAGCCTCCTGCAACGCGCAGGCCGCCACCGCCTCGCCGTCCTCACCGGCGGACCGGACGACTGGGCCAAGGCCACCGGACACGCGCTGCAGGGTGGCGCGTGA
- a CDS encoding MFS transporter, with protein MTTTTAHGGIRLGLRANLAQFSLLVLVNALVGGMLGQERTVLPLLADEVFHLSAHTTALTYILAFGATKAITNFFAGTWSDRYGRKPVLTAGWLIALPVPAMLAWGPSWGWIIAANVLLGVNQGLTWSTTVIMKIDLVGPQRRGLAMGFNEAAGYGAVAVTAMATGAIAEHAGLRPEPFLLGAAYLVLALALSTLAVRETRDHARAEAALHPAQTTTDMSTAQIARHISFTDKALSAASQAGMVNNLNDALAWGIFPLLFAAHGLSVAQIGVLAALYPAVWGAGQMLTGWWSDRIGRKHLITAGMLLQAAAIGLVAAATTFPAWALAQVLLGIGTALVYPTLLAVIGDVAHPAWRARAVGVYRLWRDGGFAVGALLAGILADAYGITTAIWVVAALTATSGLIVAVRMYETHAPS; from the coding sequence GTGACGACCACGACCGCCCACGGCGGCATCCGCCTCGGACTGCGCGCCAACCTCGCTCAGTTCAGCCTGCTCGTCCTCGTCAACGCCCTGGTCGGCGGCATGCTCGGCCAGGAACGCACCGTCCTGCCCCTGCTCGCCGACGAGGTCTTCCACCTCTCCGCCCACACCACCGCCCTCACCTACATCCTGGCCTTCGGCGCCACCAAGGCGATCACCAACTTCTTCGCGGGCACCTGGTCGGACCGCTACGGCCGCAAGCCGGTCCTCACCGCCGGATGGCTGATCGCCCTGCCCGTGCCCGCGATGCTCGCCTGGGGCCCGTCCTGGGGCTGGATCATCGCCGCCAATGTTCTGCTCGGCGTCAACCAGGGCCTGACCTGGTCCACCACCGTCATCATGAAGATCGACCTGGTCGGCCCTCAGCGCCGCGGACTGGCCATGGGCTTCAACGAAGCAGCCGGCTACGGCGCGGTCGCGGTCACCGCGATGGCCACCGGCGCCATCGCCGAACACGCCGGACTACGCCCCGAGCCCTTCCTGCTCGGCGCCGCCTACCTCGTCCTCGCCCTGGCCCTGTCAACTCTCGCCGTCCGCGAGACCCGCGACCACGCCCGCGCCGAAGCAGCTCTCCACCCCGCCCAGACCACCACGGACATGTCCACGGCGCAGATCGCGCGCCACATCAGCTTCACCGACAAGGCGCTGTCCGCCGCCAGCCAGGCCGGCATGGTCAACAACCTCAACGACGCCCTCGCCTGGGGCATCTTCCCCCTACTCTTCGCGGCGCACGGCCTGTCCGTCGCCCAGATCGGCGTCCTCGCAGCCCTCTACCCGGCCGTCTGGGGCGCGGGCCAGATGCTCACCGGCTGGTGGTCCGACCGCATCGGCCGCAAGCACCTCATCACCGCGGGCATGCTGCTCCAGGCCGCCGCCATTGGCCTCGTCGCCGCCGCGACCACGTTCCCCGCCTGGGCGCTCGCCCAGGTCCTGCTCGGCATCGGCACCGCACTCGTCTACCCGACGCTGCTCGCCGTGATCGGCGATGTCGCCCATCCAGCCTGGCGCGCTCGCGCCGTCGGTGTCTACCGCCTGTGGCGCGACGGCGGCTTCGCCGTCGGCGCCCTGCTGGCCGGCATCCTCGCCGACGCCTACGGCATCACCACCGCGATCTGGGTCGTCGCCGCCCTCACCGCCACCTCCGGCCTGATCGTCGCGGTCCGCATGTACGAAACTCACGCACCCTCATGA
- a CDS encoding SulP family inorganic anion transporter, with the protein MSTSALSPAARLRGLRPDWLSDPKIWRTEVLAGLVVALALIPEAISFSIIAGVDPAIGLFASFTMAVTISIVGGRRAMISAATGAIALVIAPLNREHGLGYLVAAVILAGVFQIVLGTLGVAKLMRFVPRSVMVGFVNALAILIFMAQVPETHDVPWPVYPLIAAGLALMVFFPKVTTVIPAPLVSIVILTVITVAAGIAVPTVGDKGELPSSLPVPGLPDVPFTMDTLTTIAPYALAMALVGLMESLMTAKLVDDITDTHSSKTRESIGQGIANIITGFFGGMGGCAMIGQTMINVKVSGARTRLSTFLAGSFLMVLCIVFGPVVSDIPMAALVAVMVMVSFATFDWHSIAPKTLKRMPAGEITVMVITVACVVATDNLAIGVVAGSVTAMVIFTKRVAHLANVTAVTDPDGSSVVYSVTGELFFASSNDLVGQFNYATDPDKVVIDLSAAHIWDASSVAALDAIETKYAQRGKSVEIIGLNKPSAHIHEKLSGELTGSH; encoded by the coding sequence TTGTCTACGTCCGCACTGTCCCCGGCTGCGCGGCTGCGCGGCCTGCGCCCTGACTGGCTGTCCGACCCGAAGATCTGGCGCACCGAGGTCCTGGCCGGTCTGGTGGTCGCGCTCGCGCTGATCCCCGAGGCGATCTCGTTTTCCATCATCGCCGGGGTCGACCCGGCGATCGGCCTGTTCGCGTCCTTCACCATGGCCGTGACCATCTCGATCGTCGGCGGTCGCCGCGCGATGATCTCGGCTGCGACCGGCGCCATCGCCCTGGTGATCGCTCCGCTGAACCGCGAGCACGGCCTGGGCTACCTGGTCGCCGCCGTCATCCTGGCCGGCGTCTTCCAGATCGTCCTCGGCACGCTCGGTGTCGCCAAGCTGATGCGGTTCGTGCCCCGCAGCGTGATGGTCGGCTTCGTCAACGCTCTCGCCATCCTGATCTTCATGGCCCAGGTGCCCGAGACGCACGACGTACCCTGGCCCGTCTACCCGCTCATCGCCGCCGGGCTGGCGCTCATGGTGTTCTTCCCGAAGGTCACCACAGTGATCCCGGCCCCGCTCGTGTCCATCGTCATCCTCACCGTGATCACGGTCGCCGCCGGCATCGCGGTGCCGACCGTGGGCGACAAGGGCGAGCTGCCCTCCTCCCTCCCCGTGCCCGGCCTGCCGGATGTGCCGTTCACGATGGACACGCTGACCACCATCGCTCCGTACGCGCTCGCGATGGCGCTGGTGGGTCTGATGGAGTCGCTGATGACGGCCAAGCTGGTCGACGACATCACCGACACGCACTCCTCCAAGACGCGAGAGTCGATCGGGCAGGGCATCGCCAACATCATCACCGGCTTCTTCGGCGGCATGGGCGGCTGCGCCATGATCGGCCAGACGATGATCAACGTGAAGGTGTCCGGCGCCCGCACCCGCCTGTCCACGTTCCTGGCGGGCTCTTTCCTGATGGTGCTGTGCATCGTCTTCGGGCCGGTCGTGTCCGACATCCCCATGGCCGCACTCGTCGCGGTGATGGTCATGGTGTCGTTCGCGACCTTCGACTGGCATTCCATCGCCCCGAAGACCCTCAAGCGGATGCCCGCCGGGGAGATCACGGTCATGGTCATCACCGTCGCATGCGTGGTCGCCACCGACAACCTCGCCATCGGCGTCGTCGCCGGCTCCGTCACCGCCATGGTCATCTTCACCAAGCGCGTCGCCCACCTCGCGAACGTCACCGCGGTCACCGACCCCGACGGCAGCAGCGTGGTCTACTCCGTGACCGGCGAACTGTTCTTCGCTTCCTCCAACGACCTCGTCGGCCAGTTCAACTACGCCACCGACCCCGACAAGGTCGTCATCGATCTGAGCGCCGCCCACATCTGGGACGCATCCTCCGTCGCCGCCCTCGACGCGATCGAGACCAAGTACGCCCAGCGCGGCAAGAGCGTCGAGATCATCGGCCTGAACAAGCCGAGCGCCCACATCCACGAAAAGCTCAGCGGCGAACTCACCGGCAGCCACTGA
- a CDS encoding MerR family transcriptional regulator, whose protein sequence is MSSEHMQIGEVAARTELSLRTIRHYEETGLVIPSARSQGGFRLYTEADVARLMVIRRMKPLGFTLDEMRDLLEVTDRLDSGEELTADERETLLERVRGYEQGAAEQVDKLRAQLARAEEFAATLRERLARDRVAAT, encoded by the coding sequence GTGAGCAGCGAGCACATGCAGATCGGTGAGGTTGCCGCACGGACCGAGCTGTCGCTGCGGACCATCCGGCACTACGAGGAGACCGGTCTGGTCATCCCCTCCGCTCGCTCCCAGGGCGGCTTCCGCCTCTACACCGAGGCCGATGTCGCCCGTCTGATGGTCATCCGCCGCATGAAGCCGCTCGGTTTCACCCTGGACGAGATGCGCGATCTGCTGGAGGTCACCGACCGTCTCGACTCCGGCGAGGAGCTGACGGCGGACGAGCGGGAGACCCTGCTGGAACGCGTCCGCGGATATGAGCAGGGCGCCGCCGAGCAGGTGGACAAGCTCCGTGCCCAGCTGGCGCGGGCCGAGGAATTTGCCGCCACGCTGCGCGAGCGCCTGGCACGGGACCGGGTAGCCGCGACGTAG
- a CDS encoding alpha/beta hydrolase, with the protein MSEPADGCARAVIVALHGGGMNAGYFDGQAHPDVSLLTLGARLGYTVLALDRPGYGASATRLPRGQRLTAQAATVRAAIAAFTARHAPGAGTLLLGHSFGAKVAFATAADWGGRELLGVDVSGCGRRLAVNPGLVGCEAGLGLRRLNWGPLGSYPVETFQVSQPVVAPMPAHEVGTVAGWTRLSAVILPRVRVPVRLTFAEHEAWWRHDDEAIADLTAWLSAAPRIGVDRLPHAGHNISLGWTARAYHLKALAFAEECVVHARLTSPREC; encoded by the coding sequence ATGAGTGAGCCCGCGGATGGTTGTGCGCGTGCGGTGATCGTTGCGCTGCACGGCGGGGGGATGAATGCCGGCTATTTCGATGGCCAGGCGCACCCGGATGTGTCCTTGCTGACGCTGGGTGCTCGCTTGGGTTATACGGTGCTGGCGCTGGACCGTCCCGGCTACGGTGCGTCAGCCACCCGTCTTCCCCGGGGGCAGAGACTGACCGCGCAGGCCGCGACCGTGCGGGCCGCAATAGCCGCGTTCACTGCCCGCCACGCACCCGGTGCCGGCACCTTACTGCTGGGACATTCCTTCGGGGCCAAGGTCGCCTTTGCCACCGCCGCTGACTGGGGCGGGCGGGAGTTGCTGGGGGTGGACGTCTCGGGGTGTGGCCGCAGGCTCGCGGTGAACCCCGGGCTCGTCGGCTGCGAGGCGGGTTTGGGACTGCGGCGGTTGAACTGGGGGCCGCTGGGCTCGTATCCAGTGGAGACATTCCAGGTGAGCCAGCCGGTGGTGGCGCCGATGCCTGCGCATGAGGTCGGCACGGTCGCGGGCTGGACGCGGCTGTCGGCTGTGATCCTGCCGCGCGTCCGTGTCCCCGTCCGGCTGACCTTCGCCGAGCATGAGGCCTGGTGGCGCCACGACGATGAGGCGATCGCGGATCTGACCGCGTGGCTGTCCGCCGCCCCGCGCATCGGAGTTGATCGCCTGCCTCACGCCGGCCACAACATCAGCCTCGGCTGGACCGCCCGCGCCTACCACCTCAAAGCCCTGGCATTCGCCGAAGAATGCGTCGTCCACGCACGCCTGACGTCACCTCGGGAATGCTGA